In the genome of Abyssalbus ytuae, the window AATCAGTAATTGTAGTTGTGGATACAGATGGAGATGGTATAGAAGATACGGTTGATGTTGATGATGATAATGATGGAATTTATGATATAGACGAACTGTCAAATTGTGACCCTTCCGATCCTATAATAACAAACACCATATTTTTTGAAGATTTTGGTACAGATACCGGAAGCAGTACTACTACCCCTTATACAAATTATATATATGTAGCCGTTCCGGGAGGAGATGTTAATGACGGAATGTATACCATACACGATGATATTCAGCAAACAGCTACATGGGCATCTTCAATTTGGCAAAATATAGGTGATCATACCACTGGAACAGTAGGAGACGGCAGGATGGGTATTTTTAATGCCAACAACACATCAGGCTTGGAATTCTACCGTCGGTTACTAACCAATGTCGATGTGAATGCAACTGTTGATGTTTCATTATGGGTTATGAACTTGGATGTAACGGGTTCAGGAAATGGCAGGGAACGCCCCAATATTACTATTTTCTTTGAACAAAACGGCACTACGGTACATTCATTTAATACCGGCGATGTTCCTCAATATGCTTTAGGCGATACAAATGCATGGAACAATTTTACAAGCTCTTTCACCCCGTCTTCTTCAGATCCGATTGAAATTGTAATGGTAAATAATGCTGATGGAGGATTGGGAAATGACCTGGCAATTGATGATATATTAATTTCTCAGTCTTATTGTGATAGTGATGGTGATGGCATAATTAATACTTTGGAATTTGATAGCGATGCCGATGGATGTAATGATGTTGTAGAAGCTGGTTTTACCGACCCTGATAATGATGGCTTTCTTGGGAACTCGCCGGTGTCGGTTAATCCGGATGGAACTGTAATATGGACCGATGGTTACACAACCCCGGCTGATGGAAATAGTGATGGAATATACGACTTTGCCCAGGCAGGTTCAGCTCCAACAATTGATACCCATCCATCCGATCAATTTGTTCTCTTGGGAGATAACGCAACATTTTCAGTAGTGGCAACTGGCAACGATTTAATTTATCAATGGCAGGTCAGTACCGATGGGAATGCAACATATACCGACATAGCAGGAGCCAACAATTCATCATATACAGTAAATGCGGTTTCTTCTTCAGAAAATGGTAATTATTATAGGGTATTAGTAAGTAATTCAGCTTACGCATGTACTACGTTAATTTCTAATTCCGCATTATTATCCACAAGCGGGGATAATGACGGAGATGGTATTGCTGATATTACTGATATAGATGACGATAACGATGGAATAACGGATTATGATGAATTGATAATTTGTGGCAATAGCCTGACATACGAATTTTATGATTTGGCTCCGACCGGATCTACCGTAGATAATATACCTGTAACAGGATATTTATCCCGTGGTAATATCACCGAAATAGATGTTGATGCCCTGCAGGCATCAGTTGATCCGGGAGATGCAGATACCTTTTCTATCCGCTACACAGGCTACATTAATATAACCGCTACCGGTAATTATACATTTTATACAAATTCTGATGACGGTTCTAAAGTTTATATAGATGGAATTGAGGTAGTTGATAATGACGGGCTCCACGCAGTTGTTGAAAGTTCCGGTAGTATAAATCTTACCACCGGGATGCATGACATAGAAATCTTATTCTTTGAAAATGGGGGAGGCGAATCCCTCACAGTTGATTACTCAGGGCCTTCTATAAGTAGACAATCATTACCGTTTTCGATATTACTACCAAGGATATGCGATACTGATCTTGATGGCATTTCAAATCATCTGGATTCCGATAGCGATGCCGATGGATGTAATGATGTTGTAGAAGCTGGTTTTACCGACCCTGATAATGATGGCTTTCTTGGGAACTCGCCGGTGTCGGTTAATCCGGATGGAACTGTCATATGGACCGATGGTTATACCACCCCTGCCGACGAAAATGGTGACAGCGTACATGATTATGTACAGGCAGGATCCGTTCCTGTTATAACTTTACAACCTGTAGATCAGGTTGGTTTTGTAGGAGGAACGGCAACCTTTAATATAGCAGATAATGGTAATACCTATCAATGGCAAGTCAGTACCAATGGAGGGTTAACCTTTAATGATATAGCGGATGGAGCGATCTATTCAGGAACTCAGAGCAATACATTAACTGTTAATATAACAGATTTAAACATGAAAGACTTTGATTATCAAGTAATTGTGTCTAATTCTGATTATTTTTGTACGAATATTACTTCTAACTCAGCTTCATTGCTTGTAAGAATTAATACTGTAATTACCAATAGAAAAATAACATATAGAGTAAATGGAAATTAGTCAATTTTCCTTGTGTAGGATGGATTGGTCGATTAAAGTATTCATTTCATCTACACTTTAAAGTAAGCCAACTTTAAATAACAAGGTCACAAGGAAATTGTAGATAATATTGTAAAAGAAAAAGCAGCATGTTCTTGAATAAACATACTGATATAGAGTAAAAAATTTGCCCTTAATACCAAACTTAACCAGATAGACTTCAGTTTATCTTAAAAAATGTTAGCAATGATGGCACAAATAAATACTATGAAAAAAAGATTATTTCTTTTGTTTTTTTTAATCTCGGGATTAGCGTTGTCGCAGACTACAGTAAATCTTGAAGATCAATGTAATTGTGAAGTATTATCTGGTACTGCAGTTACTGCCCCTGGTGCAACAACACCAACAGGAGCAGATACCGGTGATATTTATGTGAATACCGCCACCGGAACTATTTATTTTTGGAATGGTAGTAGCTGGGAATTGACAGCTACTGATACTACTAACAATAGTTTTTATATTAGTGGTAGTGATTTAGTTCTACAAGACTCTGCCGGGGCAATCGTTTCAGTCCCTTTAGCCGATATTGCAGCCCAGGTAGATACCGATACCACTATAACCAACCAGACCTTTGCGGTAAACAGCGTAGCTGGAACCTTAGAGATAACTGACACGGATAACAATACCGTATCTGTACCTTTAGCTGACATAGCAGCCCAGGTAGATACCAATACAACTAACCAGACCTTTGCGGTAAACAGCGTAGCTGGCACCTTAGAGATAACTGACACGGATAACAATACATTATCTGTACCTTTAAGTTCCATCAATAACCAGACAGTAGTAAGTGCTGATGCAGGGAACCTTTTAACAGCAGGTAGTGACGGTGGAGCCTTGATCACTTCGGTAAACGATGCTGATTCAGATCCTGCCAATGAAATGAATACCGGTTTTGCAGTAAGCGGGACAGACCTTCAAATCACTGATGGTAGCGGTACATTATCTGTACCTTTGGCTGACATAGCAGCCCAGGTAGATACCGATACCAATACGACCAACCAGACCTTTGCGGTAAACAGCGTAGCTGGAACCTTGGAGATGACTGACACGGATAACAATACAGTATCTGTACCTTTGACTGACATAGCAGCCCAGGTAGATACCGATACCACTATAACTAATCAGACCTTTGTGGTAAACAGCGTAGCTGGAACCTTGGAGATAACCGACACGGATAACAACACCGTATCTGTACCTTTAGCTGACATAGCAGCCCAGGTAGATACCGATACCACTATAACCAACCAGACCTTTGCGGTAAACAGTGTAGCAGGTACCTTAGAGATAACTGACACGGATAACAATACCGTATCTGTACCTTTAGCTGACATAGCAGCCCAGGTAGATACCGATACCAATACAACTAACCAGACCTTTGCGGTAAACAGCGTAGCAGGCACCTTAGAGATAACTGACACGGATAACAATACATTATCTGTACCTTTAAGCTCGATCAATAACCAGACAGTAGTAAGTGCTGATGCAGGGAACCTTTTAACAGCAGGCAGTGACGGAGGAGCCTTGATCACCTCGGTAAACGATGCTGATTCAGATCC includes:
- a CDS encoding PA14 domain-containing protein; this translates as MDNYTPARLLLTFSIFFTLSFSFGQDTFLDNFNTQSYSNNNGTQNWSTNWIENDPDGAAGPVGNYVGITGGRLFFHWAYANYESIRRSANLSSYDSAVLSFNWQTVGLDNNESLRIQISNNGGASYTQIGTFGGNSSGTFSFDISAYISTNTTIRFINTQTNWENGEYFYADNVRITATSSNTANLVTVKTLSSGDTTPAEGDTVTYTITVTNNGPDQATNVSLNDALPAGLTPTGNNGAVSQGTYSAPAWNIGTLNNGATATLTIEGTVNAGQAGNSITNNTTAASGNETDSTTAGDVLSQSVIVVVDTDGDGIEDTVDVDDDNDGIYDIDELSNCDPSDPIITNTIFFEDFGTDTGSSTTTPYTNYIYVAVPGGDVNDGMYTIHDDIQQTATWASSIWQNIGDHTTGTVGDGRMGIFNANNTSGLEFYRRLLTNVDVNATVDVSLWVMNLDVTGSGNGRERPNITIFFEQNGTTVHSFNTGDVPQYALGDTNAWNNFTSSFTPSSSDPIEIVMVNNADGGLGNDLAIDDILISQSYCDSDGDGIINTLEFDSDADGCNDVVEAGFTDPDNDGFLGNSPVSVNPDGTVIWTDGYTTPADGNSDGIYDFAQAGSAPTIDTHPSDQFVLLGDNATFSVVATGNDLIYQWQVSTDGNATYTDIAGANNSSYTVNAVSSSENGNYYRVLVSNSAYACTTLISNSALLSTSGDNDGDGIADITDIDDDNDGITDYDELIICGNSLTYEFYDLAPTGSTVDNIPVTGYLSRGNITEIDVDALQASVDPGDADTFSIRYTGYINITATGNYTFYTNSDDGSKVYIDGIEVVDNDGLHAVVESSGSINLTTGMHDIEILFFENGGGESLTVDYSGPSISRQSLPFSILLPRICDTDLDGISNHLDSDSDADGCNDVVEAGFTDPDNDGFLGNSPVSVNPDGTVIWTDGYTTPADENGDSVHDYVQAGSVPVITLQPVDQVGFVGGTATFNIADNGNTYQWQVSTNGGLTFNDIADGAIYSGTQSNTLTVNITDLNMKDFDYQVIVSNSDYFCTNITSNSASLLVRINTVITNRKITYRVNGN